The genomic DNA CGGCGACCGCACGGTCATGACGATGGCGAGCGATTTTCAGGGAGACATGAAGGAGTTCGCGGTCGTGATTCCGGTGCCGACGTTCCTGACCCGCGAGCAGATCCACGTCGGCGACAAGGCGCTCGTCGATCACCTCGACGCGTACTCGGCGCCGCGGCTGGTCGAGTACTTCGACGATGACCCGTGTGACCGCCGCCGCTATGACATGGCGATGCCGATGGCGGCACCGGCGGCCGCCAGGGACGCGGCGAGCCGCGCCAAGTCGCTCGGCGTCACGATCGAGGCGCAGTACACCGTCGGCGAATACGACATTCTGATTCTGTCGGCGCAGGAAAGCTCAGGCCTGGAGACGTGGCTGCGGCAGAACGGCTACCGCATCCCGAGCGGCGCGTCGCCGGTGATTGCCAGCTACCTGAAGCAGAACATGCGCTTCTTCGTCGCCCGCGTCAACCTCACGGAGCAGGCGAAGCTCGGCTACGCCTATCTGCGCCCGCTGCAGGTCGCCTACGAGTCGCCGAAGTTCATGCTGCCCATCCGGCTCGGCATGGCGAACGCGAGCGGCCCGCAGGATCTCTTCGTCTACGCGCTGACGCGGAACGGGCGCATCGAGACGACGAACTATCGTACGGTCAAACTGCCATCCGAGATGGACCTGCCGGTGTATCTGAAAGACCCGGGAGAGTTCTCGACGTTCTACAAGGCGATGTTCACGCGGCAGGTCGAGCGGCAGGATCGCAGCGCTGTGTTCACCGAGT from Candidatus Binatia bacterium includes the following:
- a CDS encoding DUF2330 domain-containing protein, whose translation is MKRLFFGAALAATIGWSSATIGAFCGFYVAKADTKLFNRASQVVLVRDGDRTVMTMASDFQGDMKEFAVVIPVPTFLTREQIHVGDKALVDHLDAYSAPRLVEYFDDDPCDRRRYDMAMPMAAPAAARDAASRAKSLGVTIEAQYTVGEYDILILSAQESSGLETWLRQNGYRIPSGASPVIASYLKQNMRFFVARVNLTEQAKLGYAYLRPLQVAYESPKFMLPIRLGMANASGPQDLFVYALTRNGRIETTNYRTVKLPSEMDLPVYLKDPGEFSTFYKAMFTRQVERQDRSAVFTEYAWDMRWCDPCAADPLSADELRRLGVFWSGDTRGGAASAFLTRLHVRYDSAHFPEDLVFQETSDRSNFQARYVLRHPWTGAGSCPAAAEYSRTLVDRHTREAEQLAALTGWNLAEIRKKMGSDVAAGPEPAWWTRLWK